A single window of Vibrio gazogenes DNA harbors:
- the msrB gene encoding peptide-methionine (R)-S-oxide reductase MsrB gives MKQVKKSESQWRQSLTDEQFRVCRQQGTEMPFSGKLLHNKETGIYACTCCQTPLFSSASKYDSGCGWPSFDAPINANAVRYLQDESHGMSRIEIRCAACDSHLGHVFDDGPQTTGERYCVNSVSLIFNKNDQE, from the coding sequence ATGAAACAGGTTAAAAAATCAGAATCTCAATGGCGTCAATCACTTACAGATGAGCAATTTCGTGTTTGTCGCCAGCAGGGCACCGAGATGCCGTTTTCTGGGAAGCTACTGCATAATAAAGAGACCGGCATTTATGCCTGTACTTGTTGTCAGACCCCGTTGTTTTCTTCCGCGAGTAAGTATGATTCCGGATGTGGCTGGCCAAGTTTTGATGCCCCGATCAATGCTAATGCCGTTCGATATTTACAGGATGAGAGTCATGGCATGAGCCGGATTGAAATCCGCTGTGCAGCTTGTGATAGTCATCTCGGCCATGTTTTTGATGATGGTCCGCAAACGACCGGTGAACGTTACTGTGTCAATTCAGTGTCGTTAATTTTCAACAAAAATGATCAAGAGTAA
- a CDS encoding DUF2989 domain-containing protein produces MQQPMKYICLAITVLLLSSCFENTRNTDKLCLDHPELRCKELNINDGQCRVARTNLIWHRFDVSKNPSDLNKITEYQLTQQYRKCLGVAAQIQPIDQAELKKRRFNALLNSGDNMERLEKELMQFNTPASLYFLWSQTGDTQARRQFLQLEGKPEMETAALQYALATFYIDRDREKTIKLLNHALELSDPDSLNISIFESLASLNQLLHHQEASYIWAMVGKHFGVPIASPQNIQLMYGFSEEKFSMLDNVADMIIDAIESQEYHPSMMPEFKK; encoded by the coding sequence ATGCAACAACCAATGAAGTATATTTGTCTTGCTATCACTGTTCTTCTATTGAGCAGTTGCTTTGAAAATACGAGAAATACAGACAAACTTTGTCTGGATCACCCCGAGCTTCGTTGTAAAGAACTGAACATTAATGACGGGCAATGTCGGGTCGCCAGAACCAACCTCATCTGGCATCGTTTCGACGTCTCCAAGAACCCTTCTGATCTCAATAAAATCACTGAGTACCAACTCACCCAGCAATATCGAAAATGCCTGGGCGTTGCTGCTCAGATTCAACCAATCGATCAAGCTGAACTCAAGAAAAGACGCTTCAACGCATTACTCAATTCCGGGGATAATATGGAACGTCTGGAAAAAGAGCTGATGCAATTTAACACCCCTGCTTCACTCTATTTCTTATGGAGTCAGACGGGTGATACACAAGCGCGCCGACAATTTTTACAGCTGGAAGGCAAACCAGAAATGGAGACAGCAGCCCTGCAATATGCGCTGGCAACGTTCTACATCGACAGAGACAGAGAAAAAACCATCAAGCTACTCAATCATGCACTGGAACTCTCCGACCCGGATTCACTCAATATCAGCATTTTTGAATCATTAGCCAGTTTGAATCAACTGCTTCACCATCAAGAAGCCTCTTATATTTGGGCGATGGTCGGTAAACACTTTGGTGTCCCTATTGCATCCCCCCAAAATATACAACTGATGTATGGTTTCAGTGAAGAAAAATTCAGTATGTTAGATAACGTTGCAGATATGATTATTGATGCGATAGAAAGCCAAGAATATCACCCATCGATGATGCCTGAGTTTAAAAAATAG
- a CDS encoding bacteriohemerythrin codes for MNYNNIKKLSQLSAQQWNLILFILQLPFFAYFVSQQLWWWTGGQILFSAVVYLTLQSFHRLLMITQNAAIELSEGDLRVRIKTEREGAHPLYRSFNRIGEDVSRTVGALGATSAALLNVAESVKKDSQLSKTGALQQRNDIEQAAEIVGNLVETTRQVAHFTEISSGYANEAKTQADEGCRGMTQLEHALHTASEQIETSHQHINTLESESVSIGQVISTISEIAEQTNLLALNAAIEAARAGEQGRGFAVVADEVRTLATRTQTATNDIHVRIEALRTSINTVVEAMQKNSECMNESMGVVEQTSQSFSQLLEKIAEIKGQSSQITTSLDAQVNATVDLEHCLSEISVVAKENVRATQETLMASVTVQNISGEINSLLHRFAIDSRQLETEDKQRNKLIEWGPSLDLNIKEINRQHQTLVHLINELNHLLNNGYGLSSIKRVVQSLIDYTANHFQYEETLFEQFGYVHEHEHVGAHHRLVEQVLDFQKRVENGENIGKELMAFLEDWLTLHIQKEDKQYVECFHEHGVN; via the coding sequence ATGAATTATAACAACATAAAGAAATTGAGTCAGTTGAGCGCGCAACAATGGAATTTAATCTTATTTATCCTGCAATTGCCTTTCTTCGCCTATTTTGTTTCACAGCAGCTTTGGTGGTGGACCGGAGGACAAATCCTGTTTAGTGCCGTTGTGTATCTGACGTTGCAATCATTTCATCGTTTACTGATGATAACCCAGAATGCTGCGATTGAGCTGTCTGAAGGTGACTTGCGGGTCAGAATTAAAACTGAGCGTGAAGGTGCGCATCCGCTGTATCGTTCTTTCAATCGAATTGGTGAAGATGTTTCAAGAACGGTTGGGGCACTGGGGGCGACCTCTGCGGCATTGCTCAACGTTGCTGAATCAGTAAAAAAAGATTCGCAACTGTCGAAAACCGGTGCTTTACAGCAAAGGAATGATATTGAACAGGCGGCAGAAATCGTCGGGAACTTGGTTGAGACGACCCGGCAAGTTGCTCACTTTACCGAGATTTCGTCTGGTTATGCCAATGAAGCGAAGACACAGGCTGATGAAGGCTGTCGCGGGATGACACAACTGGAACATGCGTTACATACAGCCAGTGAGCAAATTGAGACATCGCATCAGCATATTAATACACTGGAGTCGGAAAGTGTCAGTATTGGGCAGGTGATCAGCACCATTAGTGAGATTGCGGAGCAGACCAATTTGCTGGCATTGAATGCCGCGATAGAAGCCGCCCGGGCCGGGGAACAGGGACGTGGCTTTGCTGTTGTTGCTGATGAAGTCAGAACCCTCGCAACACGAACGCAAACGGCAACCAATGATATCCATGTGCGGATTGAGGCATTGCGTACAAGTATTAATACCGTGGTTGAGGCGATGCAGAAAAACAGTGAATGCATGAATGAGTCGATGGGAGTTGTCGAACAGACCAGCCAGTCTTTCTCGCAGTTACTAGAGAAGATCGCAGAGATTAAAGGGCAAAGTAGTCAAATCACGACGTCTTTGGATGCGCAGGTCAATGCAACGGTCGATTTAGAACATTGTTTGTCGGAAATCTCTGTCGTGGCAAAAGAGAATGTCAGAGCGACACAAGAAACACTGATGGCGAGTGTCACAGTGCAAAATATATCCGGTGAAATTAATTCGCTCTTACATCGCTTTGCGATTGATAGTCGCCAGTTGGAAACCGAAGACAAGCAAAGGAATAAGTTAATCGAGTGGGGGCCATCGCTTGATTTAAATATTAAGGAAATTAATCGTCAGCATCAGACTTTAGTCCATCTGATTAATGAGTTAAATCATTTATTGAATAACGGTTATGGACTGTCTTCGATTAAACGGGTGGTACAAAGCTTGATTGACTATACAGCGAACCACTTTCAGTATGAGGAAACGCTGTTTGAACAATTCGGCTATGTGCATGAGCATGAGCACGTCGGGGCTCACCATCGTTTAGTCGAGCAGGTACTTGATTTCCAGAAGCGTGTCGAAAATGGTGAAAACATTGGTAAGGAGCTGATGGCGTTCCTTGAAGATTGGTTAACATTACATATTCAGAAAGAAGATAAACAATACGTTGAATGTTTCCATGAGCATGGTGTGAATTGA
- a CDS encoding EAL domain-containing protein → MSIVENSTLKQQDQVILIIDDTPANLGVLVDELDGRHFQVLIAEDGEEGLQRADYVVPDLILLDVMMPGMNGFEVCTLLKKNNKTCHIPVIFMTALSDVTDKVKGFEVGGVDYITKPFQIEEVVSRIKLHLSLCHMQQRLTEKNQQLVEESQVRQQAQGALNQILQEQQRLLEHSGVGIAFLQQRRIVRCNQKFATLFEQTIDTLSDLPLESLYSAEYHDDYIHQAARQSLVQQGEYVLDIRYQCRNGRCFWGETILTAIDRDDLSKGEILVIHDIDQRKRTEVLNIGQGQLFEMMVTGSALDDILNRLIQLIEAHQITTLGAIFLKNHDRLTLRTAPGLPDMFATQYETLFPEGELVTESSSPNSESVIREQAVWCEDPLAPAPGWEAYGSLLDLFGIQACYTVPMVTSQGDILGTLTLYFLEKYQMNQVDISFVDMVTRIAGIAIERQYNEERIQYLAHHDTLTELPNRTLFDDRLNQGLLWAQRYGRKVSVVLIDLDHFKMINDSLGHSCGDALLQIIAKRMTACIRKTDTLARLGGDEFVLILYNADPIELVLNRIKETIAQPIDIADHEIRMTSSIGFANYPDDGETAEVLLRNADVAMYHVKEQGRNSFQHYSLKMGHELQERMVLQENLRHALDNQEFILHYQPQYCFHTQRVVGVEALLRWQHPEFGMVPPMRFIELAETTGLIVPIGDWVLQTACKQNKAWQDAGIEGLCVAVNVSARQFHEQDLPDRVAAALEVSGLEARYLELEITESVVMQNPQEAVEIMQKINRMGVQLSIDDFGTGYSSLSALKNFPVHRLKIDRAFVMDLPDNPEGCSIAQAVIALGHNLGLNVIAEGVEDDRQLAFLHQHQCDEIQGYYFCRPEPVDRCEAFLLSRPRPLNLLD, encoded by the coding sequence ATGAGTATCGTAGAGAATTCGACATTGAAACAGCAAGACCAAGTCATCTTGATCATCGATGATACCCCTGCCAACTTGGGCGTATTAGTGGATGAACTTGATGGCCGGCATTTTCAGGTTTTGATCGCGGAAGACGGAGAAGAGGGATTACAGCGGGCTGATTATGTGGTGCCGGATTTGATCTTACTGGATGTGATGATGCCGGGGATGAATGGCTTTGAAGTCTGTACGCTGTTGAAAAAAAATAATAAAACGTGCCATATCCCGGTGATTTTTATGACGGCGTTGAGTGATGTAACCGACAAAGTGAAGGGGTTTGAGGTCGGTGGTGTGGATTACATTACCAAGCCTTTTCAGATCGAAGAAGTTGTATCTCGGATTAAGCTTCACTTGTCTCTGTGTCATATGCAGCAGCGGTTAACGGAAAAAAACCAGCAATTGGTGGAAGAAAGCCAAGTTCGTCAACAAGCGCAAGGGGCACTAAATCAAATTTTACAAGAACAGCAACGTTTACTGGAACATTCCGGGGTCGGGATTGCATTTTTACAGCAGCGACGGATTGTCAGGTGTAATCAAAAATTTGCGACCCTGTTTGAGCAGACGATCGACACTTTGAGTGATTTACCACTCGAATCGCTTTATTCGGCTGAATATCATGATGATTACATTCATCAAGCTGCGCGTCAGTCGCTCGTTCAGCAAGGTGAGTATGTTTTAGATATTCGCTATCAGTGTCGTAATGGGCGATGTTTCTGGGGAGAGACAATTCTGACCGCGATTGATCGGGACGACCTCTCTAAAGGGGAAATTTTAGTCATACATGATATTGATCAGCGCAAACGAACAGAGGTGCTGAACATCGGCCAAGGGCAATTGTTTGAAATGATGGTCACTGGCTCGGCACTGGATGACATTCTCAACCGTTTGATTCAATTGATTGAAGCACATCAAATAACGACGTTGGGCGCGATATTTTTGAAAAACCACGATCGGTTAACGTTGCGCACCGCGCCCGGACTGCCGGACATGTTTGCCACACAGTATGAGACATTATTTCCCGAAGGCGAACTTGTGACGGAATCATCCAGTCCGAATAGTGAGTCTGTGATACGGGAACAGGCCGTCTGGTGTGAGGACCCACTGGCACCGGCACCCGGATGGGAAGCCTATGGCTCGTTACTGGATCTGTTTGGGATTCAAGCTTGTTATACCGTACCGATGGTCACTTCTCAGGGCGATATTTTAGGTACGCTAACACTTTATTTCCTTGAAAAATATCAAATGAATCAAGTGGATATTTCATTTGTGGATATGGTAACCCGCATTGCGGGTATTGCGATTGAACGTCAATATAATGAAGAGCGGATTCAATATCTGGCACATCACGATACATTGACGGAATTACCGAATCGAACATTATTCGATGATCGTCTCAATCAAGGACTGTTATGGGCGCAGCGCTATGGCCGGAAAGTTTCGGTGGTTCTGATTGATTTGGACCATTTCAAAATGATTAATGACAGTTTAGGTCACAGTTGCGGAGATGCATTATTACAAATTATTGCCAAGCGCATGACGGCCTGCATCAGGAAAACAGATACGTTGGCTCGTTTGGGGGGCGATGAATTTGTCTTGATTTTGTATAACGCTGACCCGATTGAGCTGGTCCTCAATCGGATTAAAGAGACGATTGCCCAACCCATAGACATTGCTGATCACGAAATTCGTATGACCAGTAGTATCGGGTTTGCTAACTATCCTGATGATGGTGAGACTGCAGAAGTCCTGTTAAGAAATGCCGATGTTGCCATGTATCATGTCAAAGAACAGGGACGGAATAGTTTTCAGCATTATAGCCTTAAGATGGGGCATGAGCTTCAGGAACGGATGGTGCTTCAGGAAAACCTTCGCCATGCATTAGATAATCAAGAGTTCATTCTGCACTATCAGCCCCAATATTGTTTTCATACGCAGCGGGTTGTTGGGGTTGAAGCGCTATTGCGCTGGCAGCACCCTGAATTCGGTATGGTACCGCCGATGCGTTTTATCGAGTTAGCGGAAACGACAGGGCTGATTGTTCCGATCGGTGATTGGGTGTTGCAGACCGCATGTAAACAGAATAAAGCTTGGCAAGATGCCGGTATTGAGGGGCTCTGCGTGGCCGTGAACGTCTCGGCGCGTCAATTCCATGAACAAGACCTACCGGATCGTGTGGCTGCCGCTTTAGAAGTGAGTGGGCTAGAAGCCCGTTACCTGGAGCTGGAAATTACGGAAAGTGTGGTGATGCAAAATCCGCAAGAAGCCGTTGAAATTATGCAAAAAATCAACCGCATGGGGGTTCAGCTTTCGATTGACGATTTTGGGACGGGTTACTCCAGCCTCAGTGCGTTGAAAAATTTTCCGGTCCATCGCCTGAAAATTGATCGCGCTTTTGTTATGGATCTGCCGGATAACCCTGAAGGATGCAGCATTGCACAAGCAGTGATTGCGTTAGGCCATAACCTAGGACTGAATGTCATCGCTGAGGGGGTTGAAGATGATCGGCAGTTGGCGTTCTTACATCAGCACCAATGTGATGAAATTCAGGGGTATTACTTTTGTCGTCCTGAGCCGGTTGATCGTTGTGAAGCGTTTTTGCTGTCTCGTCCCCGTCCACTGAATTTGTTGGATTGA
- a CDS encoding D-hexose-6-phosphate mutarotase, with protein MDLHALPTLTNLSNCVSIVEQENTKIVRVIHEKATAGIALYGGHVISFQPSGKADLIWMSDSAKFDGTTPLRGGIPVCWPWFARIGSPSHGFARTQQWTLVEHRESEAGVIITLGLTANPETLSIWPYQFSLKLHVAISDTLEVTLEMTNEDDRAWHFSGALHTYLNVGDIRQTTTTGMGNEYIDSLQNNQVCQGDDELQLTDTIDRIYTKPAPQIHLHDPVLKRTIQVENTGHNCAVLWNPWSQGAQSMADMNDEGYQTMLCIESTVHAPCISTGITLQPGEQYQLKTHLSATD; from the coding sequence ATGGACTTACATGCTTTACCCACCCTGACCAATCTTTCTAACTGTGTCTCAATCGTAGAACAAGAAAACACAAAAATAGTGCGTGTCATACACGAGAAGGCAACCGCTGGCATTGCTTTATACGGTGGACATGTAATTTCCTTTCAACCAAGCGGCAAAGCCGATTTAATCTGGATGAGTGACAGTGCCAAATTTGATGGCACAACCCCTTTGCGTGGTGGTATCCCCGTTTGCTGGCCTTGGTTTGCCCGAATTGGCTCACCGTCTCATGGTTTTGCCCGCACCCAACAGTGGACATTGGTTGAACACCGGGAAAGTGAAGCAGGTGTCATCATCACTCTCGGCCTGACAGCCAATCCTGAAACACTGTCAATCTGGCCATATCAATTCAGCCTCAAGTTACACGTTGCCATTAGCGATACGCTCGAAGTCACGCTGGAAATGACCAATGAAGACGACCGAGCTTGGCACTTCTCCGGCGCATTACATACATATTTGAATGTCGGAGATATCCGGCAGACCACAACAACGGGAATGGGTAACGAATATATTGATAGCCTGCAAAATAATCAGGTCTGTCAGGGCGATGATGAATTACAGCTGACTGACACCATTGACCGTATTTACACCAAGCCAGCACCACAGATTCACTTACATGATCCAGTGCTGAAACGGACGATTCAGGTTGAAAATACAGGCCACAATTGTGCAGTCCTATGGAACCCCTGGTCACAGGGAGCCCAGTCAATGGCAGACATGAACGACGAAGGCTATCAAACCATGCTGTGTATTGAATCCACCGTTCATGCCCCCTGTATTTCTACCGGGATTACATTACAGCCGGGTGAACAGTATCAGTTGAAAACACACCTTTCAGCAACGGATTAA
- the gap gene encoding type I glyceraldehyde-3-phosphate dehydrogenase — MTIKVGINGFGRIGRFVFRAAQERNDIEVVGINDLIDVDYMAYMLKYDSTHGRFNGTVEVEGGNLVVNGKTVRVTAERNPEDLKWDAIDVDVVAEATGIFLTDETARKHITAGAKKVVLTGPSKDATPMFVNGVNFDTYAGQDIVSNASCTTNCLAPIAKVLNDKFGIESGLMTTVHATTATQKTVDGPSAKDWRGGRGASQNIIPSSTGAAKAVGVVLPEVNGKLTGMAFRVPTANVSVVDLTVNLVNGASYADICKAMKEASEGELKGVLGYTEDAVVSQDFIGETCTSVFDAKAGIALTDKFVKVVSWYDNEIGYSNKVLDLIAHISK, encoded by the coding sequence ATGACTATCAAAGTAGGTATTAACGGTTTTGGCCGTATCGGCCGTTTTGTTTTCCGTGCAGCACAAGAGCGTAACGACATCGAAGTTGTTGGTATTAACGATCTGATCGACGTAGATTACATGGCATACATGTTAAAGTACGATTCAACCCACGGTCGTTTCAACGGAACTGTAGAAGTTGAAGGCGGCAACCTAGTTGTCAACGGTAAAACTGTACGTGTTACAGCAGAACGTAACCCTGAAGATCTGAAATGGGATGCAATCGATGTTGACGTTGTTGCTGAAGCAACCGGTATCTTCCTGACTGACGAAACTGCACGTAAGCACATCACTGCTGGTGCAAAAAAAGTCGTTCTGACTGGTCCTTCTAAAGACGCAACACCAATGTTCGTGAATGGTGTTAACTTCGACACTTACGCTGGTCAAGATATCGTTTCTAACGCATCTTGTACAACAAACTGCCTGGCACCTATCGCTAAAGTACTGAACGACAAATTCGGTATCGAATCAGGTCTGATGACAACAGTTCACGCAACAACTGCAACTCAAAAAACTGTTGACGGTCCTTCTGCAAAAGACTGGCGCGGTGGCCGTGGTGCTTCTCAGAACATCATCCCATCATCAACTGGTGCAGCAAAAGCAGTTGGTGTTGTACTTCCTGAAGTAAACGGCAAACTGACTGGTATGGCTTTCCGCGTACCAACAGCAAACGTTTCTGTTGTTGACCTGACAGTTAACCTTGTGAACGGTGCTTCTTACGCAGATATCTGTAAAGCAATGAAAGAAGCGTCTGAAGGCGAACTGAAAGGCGTACTGGGCTACACTGAAGATGCCGTTGTATCTCAAGACTTCATCGGTGAAACTTGTACTTCAGTATTCGATGCAAAAGCTGGTATCGCACTGACTGACAAATTCGTTAAAGTTGTATCTTGGTACGATAACGAAATCGGTTACTCAAACAAAGTTCTGGACCTGATTGCTCATATCTCTAAGTAA
- the ansA gene encoding asparaginase, with product MARKHIYIAYTGGTIGMQKSSHGYVPVAGFMEKQLAGMPEFHRPEMPEYTIHEYDPLIDSSDMTPEDWQLIADDIRNNYDQYDGFVILHGTDTMAYTASALSFMLENLGKPVIVTGSQIPLAELRSDGQANLLNALHIAANYPINEVTLFFNNQLMRGNRSTKSHADGFHAFTSPNLPPLLEAGINISVSSHVTVGKQPDGPFQVSDITPQPIGVITMYPGISHEVIRNTLLQPVNAMILLTFGVGNAPQNPELLAQLKAASERGVIVVNLTQCLAGKVNMGGYATGSALAEAGVISGFDMTPEAALAKLHYLLSKGLDYETVKSEMQKVLRGEMSL from the coding sequence ATGGCAAGAAAACATATCTATATTGCCTACACGGGCGGCACCATTGGTATGCAAAAATCATCACACGGCTATGTTCCGGTGGCTGGTTTTATGGAAAAGCAACTCGCGGGGATGCCCGAGTTTCATCGTCCGGAAATGCCTGAATACACAATTCACGAATACGATCCGCTGATCGATTCGTCAGATATGACGCCAGAAGACTGGCAACTTATCGCTGATGATATCCGCAATAACTACGATCAATATGACGGCTTCGTCATTCTGCATGGTACGGATACGATGGCTTATACCGCATCAGCACTGTCATTCATGTTAGAAAATCTGGGTAAACCGGTCATTGTTACTGGCTCACAGATTCCATTGGCAGAACTCCGTTCTGATGGACAAGCGAATTTACTCAATGCACTGCATATTGCTGCCAATTATCCTATCAATGAAGTCACGCTGTTTTTCAATAACCAGCTGATGAGAGGAAATCGCAGTACAAAATCACATGCAGACGGCTTTCACGCATTTACATCACCGAACCTACCACCACTTCTGGAAGCAGGTATCAATATCTCGGTGAGTAGTCATGTGACCGTCGGCAAACAGCCAGATGGCCCTTTTCAGGTCAGTGACATCACGCCACAACCGATTGGGGTGATTACCATGTATCCGGGCATCTCCCATGAGGTGATTCGCAATACATTACTGCAACCCGTCAACGCCATGATTCTTCTGACCTTCGGTGTCGGCAATGCCCCGCAAAACCCAGAGTTGCTTGCACAACTCAAAGCGGCTTCAGAACGGGGAGTGATTGTGGTTAATCTGACTCAATGCCTTGCCGGGAAAGTGAATATGGGTGGCTATGCCACCGGAAGTGCATTGGCAGAAGCGGGAGTTATCAGCGGGTTCGACATGACACCGGAAGCAGCACTGGCAAAACTGCATTATCTGTTGAGTAAGGGGCTGGACTACGAGACCGTCAAGTCAGAGATGCAAAAAGTCTTGCGGGGAGAAATGAGCCTGTAA
- a CDS encoding YeaC family protein, protein MNTQQLIDAITPEAYQRLLYAVETGKWPEGTILSAQQRDSCIQAVMLYQSKHNAQPEHMTVAAGGEICFKSKSELKKQFQAEQAEEHILRVNPNQTE, encoded by the coding sequence ATGAATACTCAACAACTCATTGATGCGATTACACCTGAGGCCTACCAGCGTTTACTCTATGCAGTTGAAACGGGTAAGTGGCCTGAAGGTACGATACTTTCTGCACAACAGCGAGACTCATGTATTCAAGCTGTGATGTTGTACCAATCTAAGCATAATGCACAGCCGGAACATATGACAGTTGCCGCAGGCGGCGAGATTTGTTTTAAATCGAAGTCTGAGTTGAAAAAACAGTTTCAAGCAGAGCAGGCAGAAGAGCATATTCTGCGGGTCAATCCCAATCAAACTGAGTGA
- the rlmA gene encoding 23S rRNA (guanine(745)-N(1))-methyltransferase, whose translation MSYQCPLCDAPLQQESGTFRCMNRHQFDIAKEGYVNLMPVQHKRSKDPGDNKAMMQARRHFLEQGYYTAMRDRAAQLCAQFMSQPAALLLDIGCGEGYYTTHVAETLHTDNPDLTVYGLDISKPAIRYAAKRYPNCQFCIASSHRLPFAAQSIDAILRIYAPCKSEELQRCLKADGIVVTVTPAARHLYQLKALIYQEVRLHDPQAESIEGFVPVHEEQLHYPMQMSGTDAFNLLQMTPFAWRASDAVKTTLQQQETFHCEADFTLRVYRKI comes from the coding sequence ATGTCTTATCAATGTCCATTGTGTGACGCCCCACTTCAGCAAGAGTCCGGTACATTCCGTTGTATGAACCGCCATCAGTTTGATATTGCCAAAGAAGGATATGTCAATCTGATGCCTGTTCAGCATAAACGTTCCAAAGATCCCGGTGACAACAAAGCGATGATGCAAGCCAGGCGTCATTTTCTGGAGCAGGGTTACTATACGGCCATGCGTGACAGAGCCGCCCAGCTCTGCGCACAATTTATGTCACAGCCCGCAGCGTTGCTGTTGGATATTGGCTGTGGCGAAGGTTATTACACCACGCATGTCGCTGAAACCCTACACACGGACAACCCCGATTTGACCGTCTACGGTCTGGATATCTCCAAACCCGCGATTCGCTATGCTGCTAAACGCTACCCCAATTGTCAGTTTTGTATTGCATCAAGTCATCGACTCCCTTTTGCCGCACAGAGTATCGATGCAATTTTACGTATCTACGCACCATGCAAATCAGAAGAGCTACAACGTTGCCTGAAAGCCGACGGCATTGTGGTGACCGTCACGCCAGCAGCGCGTCACCTATATCAATTAAAGGCACTGATTTATCAAGAAGTTCGCTTGCATGATCCACAAGCAGAATCGATTGAAGGATTTGTCCCGGTGCATGAAGAACAGTTACATTACCCGATGCAAATGAGTGGCACAGATGCATTCAACCTACTCCAAATGACGCCTTTTGCCTGGCGTGCCAGTGACGCGGTCAAAACCACATTACAACAGCAAGAGACCTTTCACTGTGAAGCAGACTTTACGCTGCGGGTTTATCGAAAAATATAA